Proteins encoded by one window of Myripristis murdjan chromosome 1, fMyrMur1.1, whole genome shotgun sequence:
- the rhot1b gene encoding mitochondrial Rho GTPase 1b isoform X2: MRKDVRILLVGEPKVGKTSLIMSLVSEEFPDVVPYRAEEITIPADVTPERVPTHIVDYSEAEQTDEQLFQEISKANVICIVYSVNNKKSIEKVTSHWIPLIIENTDKDSRVPLILVGNKSDLVEHSSMETILPIMNQYSEIETCVECSAKNLKNISELFYYAQKAVLHPTGPLYCPEKKDMKPLCIKALTRIFKVSDLDNDGILNDNELNLFQRTCFNTPLAPQALEDVKNVVRKNINDGVCDNGLTLKGFLFLHTLFIQRGRHETTWTVLRRFGYDDDLELHQDYLFPPLKIPPDCTTELNHNAYLFLQSVFDKHDKDRDCALSPEELRDLFDVFPYMPWGPDVNNTVCTNDQGWITYQGYLSQWTLTTYLDVQRCLEYLGYLGYSIIAEQESQAAGITVTRDKKIDLQKKQTQRSVFRCNVFGDIGSGKSGFLQAFLGRNLMRQKMIREEHRSYYAISTTYVYGQEKYLLLHEVFPDFDYLSDADLACDVVCLIYDVSNPHSFEYCAKVFKQYFMDSKVPCMMISAKSDLPEIKQMYGCSPLDFCRKHKMPPPQSFTCNTAAVPSKDIYTKLTTMAMHPHARLRCMCTCNRCTFCLCQNFLNSELLQTVRAKLYAVVLSRHVSQADLKSSTFWLRASVGATVFAVLGFAMYRVLVKPR, translated from the exons ATGCGCAAGGACGTAAGGATATTATTGGTGGGCGAGC CCAAGGTGGGAAAAACTTCTCTCATCATGTCCCTGGTCAGCGAGGAGTTCCCAGATGTG GTTCCTTACCGTGCTGAGGAGATCACCATACCTGCAGATGTCACACCAGAGAGAGTTCCCACACATATAGTCGACTATTCAG AAGCGGAGCAGACAGACGAGCAGCTCTTTCAGGAGATCTCCAAG GCAAATGTGATTTGCATTGTCTACTCCGTCAACAACAAGAAGTCCATAGAAAAG GTGACAAGTCACTGGATCCCCCTCATCATTGAGAACACAGACAAGGatagcag agttCCTCTGATCCTGGTGGGGAACAAATCAGATCTGGTGGAGCACAGTAGCATGGAGACCATACTGCCCATTATGAACCAGTACAGTGAGATCGAGACCTGTGTCGAG TGTTCCGCGAAGAACCTGAAGAACATCTCGGAGCTGTTTTATTATGCCCAGAAAGCAGTTCTGCACCCCACCGGCCCCTTGTACTGTCCAGAGAAAAAAGAT ATGAAGCCGCTTTGCATTAAAGCCCTCACTCGAATCTTCAAAGTGTCCGACCTCGACAACGATGGTATTCTCAATGATAATGAGCTCAACCTCTTCCAG AGGACGTGTTTCAACACCCCATTAGCGCCTCAGGCCCTAGAGGATGTGAAAAACGTGGTGAGGAAGAACATAAATGATGGAGTGTGTGACAATGGCCTCACTCTGAAAG GTTTCCTGTTCCTCCACACCTTGTTCATTCAGCGAGGTCGTCATGAAACCACGTGGACGGTACTGAGGAGATTTGGTTACGATGACGACCTGGAGCTGCACCAGGACTACCTCTTCCCTCC GTTGAAAATTCCTCCAGATTGCACCACGGAGCTCAACCACAATGCCTACCTCTTCCTCCAGAGCGTCTTTGACAAACATGACAAG GACCGTGACTGTGCCTTGTCACCAGAGGAGCTGCGGGacctgtttgatgtttttcccTACATGCCCTGGGGTCCAGATGTCAACAACACAGTGTGCACCAATGACCAGGGCTGGATCACCTACCAGGGATATCTGTCACAGTGGAC GCTAACAACGTATCTGGATGTCCAGCGATGCCTGGAGTATTTGGGTTACCTTGGTTACTCCATCATCGCCGAGCAGGAGTCCCAGGCAGCAGGAATCACAG tgaCCAGGGATAAGAAGATTGACTTGCAGAAGAAGCAGACCCAGCGCAGCGTCTTCCGCTGTAACGTCTTTGGTGACATTGGCAGCGGCAAGAGCGGCTTCCTCCAAGCTTTCCTGGGCCGAAACCTCATg CGCCAAAAAATGATACGAGAGGAACACCGGTCCTACTATGCCATCAGCACAACTTATGTTTACGGCCAGGAGAAATACCTCCTG CTCCATGAAGTCTTCCCTGACTTTGACTACCTGTCTGATGCTGACCTGGCCTGTGACGTGGTCTGCCTGATCTACGATGTCAGCAACCCTCACTCTTTTGAATACTGCGCCAAAGTCTTCAAG CAATACTTTATGGACAGCAAGGTCCCATGTATGATGATATCAGCTAAGTCGGACTTGCCAGAGATCAAACAGATGTATGGCTGCAGTCCTCTGGACTTCTGCAGGAAGCACAAGATGCCGCCTCCGCAATCTTTCACCTGCAACACTGCAGCAGTGCCCAGCAAAGACATCTACACCAAACTCACGACTATGGCCATGCACCC CCACGCCCGGCTGCGCTGCATGTGCACTTGTAACCGGTGCACCTTCTGCTTGTGTCAGAACTTCCTCAACTCTGAGTTGCTGCAGACGGTCAGGGCCAAACTCTACGCTGTCGTGCTCAGCAG GCATGTAAGCCAGGCAGACCTGAAGAGCTCAACCTTCTGGCTGAGAGCGAGTGTTGGGGCCACGGTGTTTGCGGTGCTGGGTTTCGCCATGTACAGAGTCCTGGTTAAACCACGGTGA
- the atad5b gene encoding ATPase family AAA domain-containing protein 5b produces the protein MESFVMRNKLKRTKTCKPRLGPRKDHVQPDVVVISESSCSDDEASPERHSALLLEEDTAGPSDAAGITTGKVQPLLEERRCTPEIKLAPIFLRANKHAKGKGEPDQSIRKPTLLQKPAAAQPGGSQQDLSPPAHPVSQLTEKDGSSSCRESLEEIRASNPAFPVRRVFLSLQKRGAQSVQDHKTSGEKRKRANEGDISDKVSKRQRCGLVVEEAGDAGHPAPWMKRQPGRSKLSRTHRLKQQTESRGLHNNHELKSGQTSHTEPESQSLISSHCLQRASSIEDVLWTEKYSPQHSNEVIGNTASVNKLRSWLKKWKLRADCDERRKEEERKQEENSNDSWDCGDFQGETGSEEEGEEPLCNAMLITGPPGVGKTASVYACAQELGFKVFEVNCSSQRSGRHVLSQLKEATQSHLVETSGKDPLKPAYLNNYNSTSSAKSDPLPARTASKNVTCTSKKGSGQISGRSGRKRKSNPATITLANFFKMKAKADNLLLGGLSSEKPDREKIHNAAPDSGETVSQSKKTATSLILFEEVDVIFDDDVGFLAAIKTFMTTTKRPVILTTNDPLFGERFDGNLKEIIFKTPSAVNACSYLQLVCLAENERLELDDITSLLRLSRGDVRCCLLQLQLWVHSGGGQTSQRKSLPKEPTDIHGSNVTEGEDKSDSHLPPCDMDCTALMLGLHTVTRQSLLHLLKSWTETDMDKLVKFLAESWRRGVPLMYSNLELLLPLPFSAQGASVEVIQHELQSELTPPDIHPHIQHLDWDVHLKAMATNSNSIKNLSRLSRRKNMDSRSSSLTLKPDRTSLSMKRTQLRASSLHKTEQTAPKLATRCLDALTRFFDLMSYLDATMPAAKVLVLDSWRPEEFVWTGAEITNSLLDEIREEQGRRYDQERLLEIWAVAESLGFHSCWWRVSEVWTEAQRCRQELGEQSWARLVDRLTIPVSSHRQSLTFDFQPLCAPSVAQRRFELSRTLVSGPSLSLLGNRQAVSVDYMPVLRLICRSDRARQHGAEPTRFVNYFSSSRLGLSKSTVQLLAEDFP, from the exons atggaGTCGTTTGTGATGCGAAACAAACTCAAACGGACTAAAACGTGTAAGCCAAGACTCGGTCCAAGGAAAGACCATGTACAACCCGATGTGGTAGTCATATCAGAGTCAAGCTGCTCTGACGATGAGGCCTCACCAGAGAGACACTCAGCCCTGCTCCTTGAGGAGGACACAGCTGGTCCGAGTGATGCTGCGGGCATCACCACTGGAAAAGTtcagccactgctggaggagaggaggtgcaCGCCTGAAATTAAACTTGCACCCATTTTCCTGCGTGCAAACAAGCATGCCAAGGGTAAAGGGGAGCCTGATCAGTCCATACGGAAGCCGACACTGCTGCAGAAACCAGCTGCCGCTCAACCAGGGGGAAGTCAGCAGGATTTGTCACCACCTGCACACCCAGTTTCTCAGCTGACGGAGAAAGATGGGTCCTCCAGCTGCAGAGAGAGTCTGGAGGAAATCAGAGCATCTAACCCAGCGTTTCCCGTCCGAAGAGTTTTCCTCAGCCTGCAGAAGAGAGGCGCTCAAAGTGTGCAAGATCACAAAACCTCAG gagagaagaggaagcgAGCAAATGAAGGCGATATCTCAGACAAGGTATCCAAGCGTCAGAGGTGTGGCCTTGTTGTGGAAGAGGCCGGTGATGCGGGTCATCCTGCTCCATGGATGAAGAGGCAGCCCGGAAGAAGCAAGCTAAGCCGCACTCACAGACTGAAGCAGCAAACGGAGAGCAGAGGCCTGCATAACAACCATGAGCTGAAATCTGGACAGACGAGTCATACAGAACCAGAGAGCCAGTCACTCATTTCCTCCCACTGTCTCCAGAGAG CTTCCAGTATTGAGGATGTGCTCTGGACCGAAAAATACAGCCCTCAGCACTCAAACGAAGTCATTGGTAACACTGCCTCAGTTAATAAACTCcgcag TTGGTTAAAGAAATGGAAACTGAGAGCTGACTGTGacgagaggagaaaagaggaggaaaggaaacaggaagaaaacagCAATG ACTCATGGGACTGTGGGGACTTCCAGGGTGAGACCgggtcagaggaggagggagaggagccgCTTTGTAATGCCATGCTGATCACAGGACCTCCAGGAGTTGGCAAGACTGCCTCTGTATATGCCTGTGCTCAAGAGCTGGGCTTCAag GTGTTTGAGGTGAACTGCTCCTCCCAGCGTAGTGGCCGTCATGTTCTGTCCCAGCTGAAGGAGGCCACTCAGTCCCACTTAGTGGAGACGTCAGGAAAAGACCCCCTCAAACCGGCTTACCTGAACAACTACAACTCCACCAGCTCAGCTAAATCTGACCCTTTACCTG CAAGAACGGCTTCCAAAAATGTCACCTGCACCTCAAAAAAGGGATCAGGGCAGATCAGTGGCCGCTCTGGTCGCAAAAGAAAGTCTAATCCAGCCACAATTACTTTGGCCAACTTCTTCAAGATGAAAGCCAAAGCAGACAACTTACTCTTGGGTGGCTTGTCATCAGAGAAGCCAGACAGGGAGAAAATACACAATGCAGCACCTGACTCTGGTGAAACAGTGTCACAGAGCAAAAAGACCGCCACATCACTAATTCTGTTTGAAGAG GTTGATGTCAtatttgatgatgatgtaggATTCCTCGCAGCCATCAAGACTTTCATGACGACCACCAAAAGACCTGTTATTCTGACCACCAATG ATCCCTTATTCGGAGAGAGATTTGATGGTAACTTGaaagaaatcattttcaaaacacCTTCAGCG GTGAATGCGTGCAGCTACCTCCAGCTGGTGTGTTTGGCTGAGAATGAGAGGCTGGAGTTGGACGATATCACTAGTCTCCTCAGGCTGTCCCGAGGGGACGTCAGATGCTGcctgctccagctgcagctctggGTGCACAGCGGTGGGGGACAGACGTCTCAGAGGAAATCCTTGCCTAAAGAACCCACAGATATACACG GCTCAAATGTTACTGAAGGCGAAGACAAGTCAGACTCCCATCTTCCTCCCTGTGACATGGATTGCACAGCTTTGATGCTTGGCCTCCACACTGTGACCCGACAAAGTCTATTGCACTTGCTAAAG TCCTGGACTGAAACAGATATGGACAAGCTTGTGAAATTCCTTGCTGAGAGCTGGAGAAGAGGTGTTCCTCTGATGTACTCCAACCTggagctcctcctccctctgcccttCAGCGCCCAGGGAGCCTCAGTTGAGGTGATTCAGCATGAGCTGCAGAGTGAGCTAACGCCCCCTGACATCCATCCTCACATCCAACATCTGGACTGGGATGTTCATCTAAAGGCAATGGCAACTAACAGCAACTCAATTAAGAACCTCTCCAGGCTTAGCAGAAGGAAAAATATGGACTCCAGATCTTCCAGTTTGACACTAAAACCAGACAGAACCTCATTATCAATGAAGAGGACTCAATTGAGAGCCTCAAGTTTACATAAGACTGAACAAACTGCACCCAAACTGGCAACCCGCTGTTTGGATGCCTTAACCCGCTTCTTTGACCTCATGTCATACCTCGATGCCACAATGCCAGCTGCAAAAGTTCTTGTATTGGACTCATGGAGACCAGAGGAGTTTGTCTGGACTGGAGCAGAGATCACGAACAGCCTTTTGGATGAGATAAGAGAAGAGCAAGGCAGGAGATATGACCAAGAGAGGCTGCTGGAGATTTGGGCTGTTGCTGAGAGCTTGGGGTTTCACAGCTGCTGGTGGAGGGTGTCCGAGGTGTGGACTGAAGCCCAGAGATGCAGACAGGAGCTGGGGGAGCAAAGTTGGGCGAGGCTGGTGGACAGACTCACAATTCCTGTCTCATCCCATAGACAGAGCCTCACCTTTGATTTCCAGCCTCTCTGTGCTCCAAG TGTTGCCCAGAGAAGGTTTGAGCTGAGCAGGACGTTGGTCAGCGGCCCGTCCCTCAGCCTGCTGGGGAACAGACAGGCTGTCAGCGTCGACTATATGCCTGTCCTCCGCCTCATCTGTCGCTCTGACAGGGCACGGCAGCACGGAGCCGAACCAACCAG GTTTGTGAACTACTTCAGCAGCAGTCGCCTGGGCCTCTCCAAGTCAACTGTTCAACTCCTGGCAGAGGATTTCCCATAG
- the tefm gene encoding transcription elongation factor, mitochondrial: protein MMMWVARRFLSSVAQRGQHVGQSGLLRRPHRGSLPEMELRYLQCTCCWRSRVPVAGFETLNATLSSSSAPPCDEDNRSLDACYTSEQRAVILQLLNNATEAELAGVKLLRGRKSVNIVEYRTKNGPFKTLESVVNVPLLKHKSAVIVFNSILNPPKKEKKVKIQLAKFIRPEVDRSWLEEASSIVSIVCGTNKIAWAHVDRGMTVLDWRQLECPNFLRGTYLASAYLTDISSVVSVLPSADFYIVEKTSISVQNTALFPIMAHMRTVEAMLFALLEPRNSQPESIVPPKVLNMMRTAVGRHFGLMVGESRTSGAQTVRQMMTESVTQKFPRLNFPQELLMKYRNSFQMGRGRGGEELCDALLQAVAFYELLCESSR, encoded by the exons ATGATGATGTGGGTCGCCAGGCGATTCTTGTCGTCGGTCGCTCAAAGAG GACAGCATGTGGGGCAGTCTGGTTTACTCCGACGGCCTCACCGCGGCTCCCTGCCCGAGATGGAGCTGCGGTATCTCCAGTGCACATGCTGCTGGAGGAGCCGGGTCCCCGTGGCCGGGTTTGAGACCTTGAACGccaccctctcctcttcctccgctcCTCCGTGCGATGAAGACAACAGGTCCCTGGACGCCTGCTACACCTCCGAGCAGCGGGCCGTcatcctgcagctgctcaacAACGCCACCGAGGCGGAGCTCGCCGGCGTCAAGCTGCTGCGAGGCCGCAAGTCCGTCAACATCGTGGAGTACAGGACCAAAAATGGACCCTTCAAAACTCTGGAAAGTGTGGTCAATGTGCCCCTGCTGAAACACAAAAGTGCCGTCATAGTGTTCAACTCTATTCTCAATCCGCCtaagaaagagaagaaggtgAAGATCCAGCTGGCCAAATTTATCCGGCCAGAGGTTGACAGATCCTGGCTTGAG GAAGCCAGTTCCATAGTGTCAATCGTATGTGGGACTAATAAAATTGCCTGGGCACATGTGGACCGTGGGATGACAGTGTTGGATTGGCGGCAGCTGGAATGTCCTAATTTCTTGAGGGGAACATATCTGGCTTCTGCTTACCTTACTGAT ATCTCCTCTGTGGTATCAGTCCTTCCTTCAGCTGATTTCTACATTGTGGAGAAGACTTCCATCTCAGTCCAGAATACTGCTCTGTTCCCTATAATGGCCCACATGAGGACAGTGGAGGCCATGTTGTTTGCCCTGCTGGAGCCCAGGAACTCCCAGCCCGAGTCCATTGTCCCACCCAA GGTTCTCAACATGATGCGTACTGCTGTTGGCCGTCACTTTGGACTGATGGTCGGAGAGTCGCGGACCAGCGGGGCCCAGACAGTGCGGCAGATGATGACCGAGTCTGTGACCCAAAAGTTTCCTCGGTTAAACTTCCCCCAAGAGCTGCTGATGAAGTACAGGAATTCCTTCCAGATGggccgaggaagaggaggagaggaactgTGTGACGCCTTGCTTCAGGCTGTGGCCTTTTACGAGCTGCTCTGTGAATCTTCGAGATAG
- the LOC115360250 gene encoding arf-GAP with dual PH domain-containing protein 2-like isoform X1 translates to MASLERNKKILLDLVKQPGNNFCADCGAPEPDWASYTLGIFVCLNCSGIHRDLPAVSRVKSIRLDFWDDSLVEFMREKGNSAAKAIYEKDVPSFFYRPHQKDCVILKDQWIRAKYERREFTGDDNYFKQAYSSGLFESTLWKKGKDKKQFLKRTFVLSQKDFTLRYFVREDSKVPKAVISMKDLNAIFQPEKIGHAHGLQISYLQEERTRNLFVYHENGQIIVSWFNAIRATRLAYLQREHPTVHDIDLIPQISRSSLKEGYMEKTGPMQWEPFKKRWFTLSSMDRKLLYFKTPLDATEVGAVFIGTESHEYSVREGPCRSMRGSRWRCGITLQTPGRQFVFMCEQEQEQKEWLEAFRQIIAQPMTRQDYIRESNWRRSR, encoded by the exons ATGGCCAGTCtggaaagaaataagaaaatcctGCTTGATTTAGTGAAACAGCCAGGCAATAACTTCTGCGCTGACTGTGGAGCTCCTG AGCCTGACTGGGCCTCGTACACTCTCGGTATCTTTGTGTGCCTGAACTGCTCAGGGATACACCGTGATTTACCCGCTGTCAGCCGAGTCAAGTCCATACGTCTGGACTTCTGGGACGATTCCCTCGTGGAG TTCATGAGGGAGAAGGGGAACTCTGCAGCCAAGGCCATTTATGAGAAGGATGTACCTTCCTTTTTCTACCGACCCCACCAaaaagactgtgt TATTCTTAAGGATCAGTGGATCCGCGCTAAATATGAGAGAAGAGAATTCACGGGAGACGACAACTACTTTAAGCAAGCTTATAGCTCAG GCCTGTTTGAGTCAACACTGTGGAAGAAGGGCAAGGACAAGAAGCAGTTCCTGAAGAGGACCTTCGTGCTGTCCCAGAAAGACTTCACCCTCAGATACTTTGTGAGAGAGGAT TCTAAGGTGCCAAAAGCGGTCATCTCCATGAAGGACCTGAATGCAATTTTCCAGCCAGAGAAGATTGGCCATGCTCACGGCCTGCAGATCTCCTACCTGCAGGAGGAACGGACTAGAAATCTGTTTGTTTACCATGAAAACGGGCAG ATAATTGTATCTTGGTTCAACGCTATTCGGGCGACACGCTTGGCCTACCTCCAGAGGGAGCATCCCACTGTTCATGACATCGAT CTTATACCTCAAATAAGCAGAAGTAGCCTGAAGGAGGGGTACATGGAGAAAACTGGGCCAATG cAGTGGGAGCCATTCAAGAAGAGGTGGTTCACGCTGAGCTCAATGGACAGAAAACTTCTCTATTTTAAAACTCCATTG GATGCAACAGAGGTGGGTGCTGTCTTCATTGGCACAGAGAGCCATGAATACTCTGTGAGAGAAGGGCCGTGCCGAAGCATGAGGGGAagcaggtggcgctgtggcATCACCTTGCAAACACCGGGCAGgcagtttgtgttcatgtgcgagcaggagcaggagcagaagGAATGGCTGGAGGCCTTCAGACAGATCATCGCTCAACCCATGACCCGACAGGACTACATTA GGGAATCCAACTGGAGAAGGTCAAGATGA
- the rhot1b gene encoding mitochondrial Rho GTPase 1b isoform X1 produces the protein MRKDVRILLVGEPKVGKTSLIMSLVSEEFPDVVPYRAEEITIPADVTPERVPTHIVDYSEAEQTDEQLFQEISKANVICIVYSVNNKKSIEKVTSHWIPLIIENTDKDSRVPLILVGNKSDLVEHSSMETILPIMNQYSEIETCVECSAKNLKNISELFYYAQKAVLHPTGPLYCPEKKDMKPLCIKALTRIFKVSDLDNDGILNDNELNLFQRTCFNTPLAPQALEDVKNVVRKNINDGVCDNGLTLKGFLFLHTLFIQRGRHETTWTVLRRFGYDDDLELHQDYLFPPLKIPPDCTTELNHNAYLFLQSVFDKHDKDRDCALSPEELRDLFDVFPYMPWGPDVNNTVCTNDQGWITYQGYLSQWTLTTYLDVQRCLEYLGYLGYSIIAEQESQAAGITVTRDKKIDLQKKQTQRSVFRCNVFGDIGSGKSGFLQAFLGRNLMRQKMIREEHRSYYAISTTYVYGQEKYLLLHEVFPDFDYLSDADLACDVVCLIYDVSNPHSFEYCAKVFKQYFMDSKVPCMMISAKSDLPEIKQMYGCSPLDFCRKHKMPPPQSFTCNTAAVPSKDIYTKLTTMAMHPHVSQADLKSSTFWLRASVGATVFAVLGFAMYRVLVKPR, from the exons ATGCGCAAGGACGTAAGGATATTATTGGTGGGCGAGC CCAAGGTGGGAAAAACTTCTCTCATCATGTCCCTGGTCAGCGAGGAGTTCCCAGATGTG GTTCCTTACCGTGCTGAGGAGATCACCATACCTGCAGATGTCACACCAGAGAGAGTTCCCACACATATAGTCGACTATTCAG AAGCGGAGCAGACAGACGAGCAGCTCTTTCAGGAGATCTCCAAG GCAAATGTGATTTGCATTGTCTACTCCGTCAACAACAAGAAGTCCATAGAAAAG GTGACAAGTCACTGGATCCCCCTCATCATTGAGAACACAGACAAGGatagcag agttCCTCTGATCCTGGTGGGGAACAAATCAGATCTGGTGGAGCACAGTAGCATGGAGACCATACTGCCCATTATGAACCAGTACAGTGAGATCGAGACCTGTGTCGAG TGTTCCGCGAAGAACCTGAAGAACATCTCGGAGCTGTTTTATTATGCCCAGAAAGCAGTTCTGCACCCCACCGGCCCCTTGTACTGTCCAGAGAAAAAAGAT ATGAAGCCGCTTTGCATTAAAGCCCTCACTCGAATCTTCAAAGTGTCCGACCTCGACAACGATGGTATTCTCAATGATAATGAGCTCAACCTCTTCCAG AGGACGTGTTTCAACACCCCATTAGCGCCTCAGGCCCTAGAGGATGTGAAAAACGTGGTGAGGAAGAACATAAATGATGGAGTGTGTGACAATGGCCTCACTCTGAAAG GTTTCCTGTTCCTCCACACCTTGTTCATTCAGCGAGGTCGTCATGAAACCACGTGGACGGTACTGAGGAGATTTGGTTACGATGACGACCTGGAGCTGCACCAGGACTACCTCTTCCCTCC GTTGAAAATTCCTCCAGATTGCACCACGGAGCTCAACCACAATGCCTACCTCTTCCTCCAGAGCGTCTTTGACAAACATGACAAG GACCGTGACTGTGCCTTGTCACCAGAGGAGCTGCGGGacctgtttgatgtttttcccTACATGCCCTGGGGTCCAGATGTCAACAACACAGTGTGCACCAATGACCAGGGCTGGATCACCTACCAGGGATATCTGTCACAGTGGAC GCTAACAACGTATCTGGATGTCCAGCGATGCCTGGAGTATTTGGGTTACCTTGGTTACTCCATCATCGCCGAGCAGGAGTCCCAGGCAGCAGGAATCACAG tgaCCAGGGATAAGAAGATTGACTTGCAGAAGAAGCAGACCCAGCGCAGCGTCTTCCGCTGTAACGTCTTTGGTGACATTGGCAGCGGCAAGAGCGGCTTCCTCCAAGCTTTCCTGGGCCGAAACCTCATg CGCCAAAAAATGATACGAGAGGAACACCGGTCCTACTATGCCATCAGCACAACTTATGTTTACGGCCAGGAGAAATACCTCCTG CTCCATGAAGTCTTCCCTGACTTTGACTACCTGTCTGATGCTGACCTGGCCTGTGACGTGGTCTGCCTGATCTACGATGTCAGCAACCCTCACTCTTTTGAATACTGCGCCAAAGTCTTCAAG CAATACTTTATGGACAGCAAGGTCCCATGTATGATGATATCAGCTAAGTCGGACTTGCCAGAGATCAAACAGATGTATGGCTGCAGTCCTCTGGACTTCTGCAGGAAGCACAAGATGCCGCCTCCGCAATCTTTCACCTGCAACACTGCAGCAGTGCCCAGCAAAGACATCTACACCAAACTCACGACTATGGCCATGCACCC GCATGTAAGCCAGGCAGACCTGAAGAGCTCAACCTTCTGGCTGAGAGCGAGTGTTGGGGCCACGGTGTTTGCGGTGCTGGGTTTCGCCATGTACAGAGTCCTGGTTAAACCACGGTGA
- the LOC115360250 gene encoding arf-GAP with dual PH domain-containing protein 2-like isoform X2, with product MASLERNKKILLDLVKQPGNNFCADCGAPEPDWASYTLGIFVCLNCSGIHRDLPAVSRVKSIRLDFWDDSLVEFMREKGNSAAKAIYEKDVPSFFYRPHQKDCVILKDQWIRAKYERREFTGDDNYFKQAYSSGLFESTLWKKGKDKKQFLKRTFVLSQKDFTLRYFSKVPKAVISMKDLNAIFQPEKIGHAHGLQISYLQEERTRNLFVYHENGQIIVSWFNAIRATRLAYLQREHPTVHDIDLIPQISRSSLKEGYMEKTGPMQWEPFKKRWFTLSSMDRKLLYFKTPLDATEVGAVFIGTESHEYSVREGPCRSMRGSRWRCGITLQTPGRQFVFMCEQEQEQKEWLEAFRQIIAQPMTRQDYIRESNWRRSR from the exons ATGGCCAGTCtggaaagaaataagaaaatcctGCTTGATTTAGTGAAACAGCCAGGCAATAACTTCTGCGCTGACTGTGGAGCTCCTG AGCCTGACTGGGCCTCGTACACTCTCGGTATCTTTGTGTGCCTGAACTGCTCAGGGATACACCGTGATTTACCCGCTGTCAGCCGAGTCAAGTCCATACGTCTGGACTTCTGGGACGATTCCCTCGTGGAG TTCATGAGGGAGAAGGGGAACTCTGCAGCCAAGGCCATTTATGAGAAGGATGTACCTTCCTTTTTCTACCGACCCCACCAaaaagactgtgt TATTCTTAAGGATCAGTGGATCCGCGCTAAATATGAGAGAAGAGAATTCACGGGAGACGACAACTACTTTAAGCAAGCTTATAGCTCAG GCCTGTTTGAGTCAACACTGTGGAAGAAGGGCAAGGACAAGAAGCAGTTCCTGAAGAGGACCTTCGTGCTGTCCCAGAAAGACTTCACCCTCAGATACTTT TCTAAGGTGCCAAAAGCGGTCATCTCCATGAAGGACCTGAATGCAATTTTCCAGCCAGAGAAGATTGGCCATGCTCACGGCCTGCAGATCTCCTACCTGCAGGAGGAACGGACTAGAAATCTGTTTGTTTACCATGAAAACGGGCAG ATAATTGTATCTTGGTTCAACGCTATTCGGGCGACACGCTTGGCCTACCTCCAGAGGGAGCATCCCACTGTTCATGACATCGAT CTTATACCTCAAATAAGCAGAAGTAGCCTGAAGGAGGGGTACATGGAGAAAACTGGGCCAATG cAGTGGGAGCCATTCAAGAAGAGGTGGTTCACGCTGAGCTCAATGGACAGAAAACTTCTCTATTTTAAAACTCCATTG GATGCAACAGAGGTGGGTGCTGTCTTCATTGGCACAGAGAGCCATGAATACTCTGTGAGAGAAGGGCCGTGCCGAAGCATGAGGGGAagcaggtggcgctgtggcATCACCTTGCAAACACCGGGCAGgcagtttgtgttcatgtgcgagcaggagcaggagcagaagGAATGGCTGGAGGCCTTCAGACAGATCATCGCTCAACCCATGACCCGACAGGACTACATTA GGGAATCCAACTGGAGAAGGTCAAGATGA